A single Xylella taiwanensis DNA region contains:
- the pgsA gene encoding CDP-diacylglycerol--glycerol-3-phosphate 3-phosphatidyltransferase, translating to MRLTLPTWLTLLRIVMIPVLIVVFYLPYQCTHILATGVFAIAAITDWLDGWIARRYAQHSVLGAFLDPVADKLMVAIALFLIVQGHPTPWMAFWAAVIVSREIAVSALREWMAEIGQRTKVRVAILGKVKTTAQMIALLCLLYSVTPGKRTMHQIWFGHLTFQVGYWTLVIAALLTLWSGFQYLRAAWPSLRTGKPVVIKTQTRKDRKIKS from the coding sequence ATGAGGTTGACCCTGCCCACTTGGTTGACGCTGCTACGGATCGTAATGATCCCTGTGCTGATTGTGGTGTTCTACCTGCCTTACCAATGTACCCATATTCTCGCCACGGGGGTGTTTGCGATCGCTGCCATCACCGACTGGCTTGATGGATGGATCGCGCGTCGCTATGCACAGCATTCGGTATTGGGTGCGTTTCTAGACCCAGTTGCGGACAAATTGATGGTCGCCATCGCGTTGTTCCTCATTGTGCAAGGTCACCCGACACCGTGGATGGCATTCTGGGCAGCGGTGATCGTCAGTCGTGAAATTGCAGTTTCGGCATTGCGTGAGTGGATGGCCGAGATTGGTCAGCGTACCAAGGTGCGTGTGGCCATCCTTGGCAAGGTTAAGACTACTGCTCAAATGATTGCGCTACTGTGTCTGCTATATTCAGTCACTCCCGGGAAGAGGACGATGCATCAGATATGGTTTGGTCACTTGACCTTCCAAGTCGGTTATTGGACATTGGTGATTGCCGCATTACTGACATTGTGGTCAGGTTTCCAGTACTTGCGCGCCGCTTGGCCAAGCTTACGCACCGGAAAACCTGTGGTGATTAAAACGCAAACCAGAAAGGATCGAAAGATTAAGAGTTGA